The genomic window ACGGTTTCAACTTCAACCAGTCGATCCTCGACGGCCAAGGCCGTGTGGTGAACACCTGGGCAGACGTTCTCAACCGCGCTGGTCTGGGTATGGAAGTGATGCACGAGCGCAATGCTCACAACTTCCCGCTTGACCTGGCTGCTGCTACTGCCACCCCAGTGGCACTGACCGCACCTGCAATCGGTTGATAGTCAACAGCCCAGCTACGGCTGGGAAATAACGGAATCCCAAAAGCTCCCTCTCACCAGGGGGCTTTTTTATTGGCTGGGTGGATGTTGCGCAAGTTGTAAATCAGGGCTTACGCCAGATCACAGCAGTACGCCGGCGAGGATAGAGCTCCCGGCAAAGGGGGCAGATAGTGCCGTCACAACCACGGGCCGTGCAGAATTCGCGCCCATAAAAAATGATCTGCAGGTGCAAGCGATTCCAGGCTTCCTTGGGGAACAAGGTCTTGAGATCATGCTCCGTTTGCACAACACTCTTGCCACTGCTCAGACCCCAGCGCTGCGCCAATCGGTGGATGTGGGTGTCTACGGGGAAGGCGGGCACGCCGAAGGCTTGGGCCATCACCACACTTGCGGTTTTATGACCAACCCCAGGCAGGGCCTCAAGCTGTTCAAAGCTGCGGGGCACCATGCCTCCATGGCGCTCAAGCAAGAGCTCGGCAAGGCGCTTGACATTGCGAGCCTTGGTGCGAGCCAGGCCAAGCTGGCGGATATGGGCCAGGATCGTCTCCTCACTCAGTGATGCCATCGCGGCAGGGTCCTGGCCAGATGCAAACAGGGCCGGGGTGACCTCGTTGACCTTCTTATCTGTGCATTGGGCGCTCAGCAGCACCGCCACCAGCAGCGTGAAGGGATCGCTGTGGTCGAGAGGTACAGGGGTTTCGGGGTAGTGCTGCTGCAGCCGCTCCATGATCAGGGCGGCACGCTCCTGCCTCTTCAAGATTGCGCTATGCCAAAGGTGAAGCCCAGTTTGTAGGCTCGCCCCAACGCAGGTGGTCAATGGGCAGCAGCTTCGGAGATCTCTTTCGGATCAGCACCTTCGGCGAATCCCATGGCGGCGGGGTTGGCGTAATCATCGACGGCTGCCCGCCCAGGCTGGAGCTGGATCTTGAAGCGATCCAGGCCGAACTCGACCGCCGCAAGCCAGGCCAGAGCAAGATCACCACCCCCCGCAAGGAGGATGACCAGGTCGAATTTCTCAGTGGCCTGCTCGATGGCGTGACCCTCGGCACACCGATCGCGATGGTGGTGCGCAACAAGGATCAGCGACCACAGGACTACAGGGAAATGGAAGTAGCCTTCCGTCCCTCCCACGCCGATGCCACCTACCAAGCGAAGTACGGCATACAAGCCCGCAGCGGCGGCGGCCGGGCTTCGGCCCGCGAAACCATCGGCCGAGTAGCTGCCGGGGCTATCGCCAAACAGCTCCTGGCCAAGGCCCACGGCACCGAAGTGATCGCCTGGGTGGAGCGCATCCACAACCTTGAGGCTTCGATCGACCCGGAACAGGTGACCCTGGCGGCTGTGGAAGCAAATATCGTGCGCTGCCCAGACCAAGCCATGGCAGCCCAGATGATCGAGCGCATCGAGGCAATCGGCCGGGAGGGCGATTCCTGCGGCGGCGTGATCACCTGCCTGGTGCGCCAGGCGCCAATGGGCCTTGGCATGCCCGTATTTGACAAACTCGAAGCCGACCTGGCCAAGGCGGTGATGTCGCTGCCGGCCACCAAGGGGTTTGAAATCGGCTCGGGCTTCGCAGGCACCTTGCTCAAGGGCAGCGAGCACAACGATGCCTTCCTACCCACAGGCGATGGCTCCCTGCACACAGCCACCAACAATTCCGGTGGCATCCAGGGGGGCATCAGCAACGGCGAGCAAATCGTGATTCGGGTGGCCTTCAAGCCCACCGCCACGATCCGCAAGGCCCAGCAGACGATCAATGACCGTGGCGAAGCCACCACCCTTGAGGCCAAAGGCAGGCACGACCCTTGTGTACTGCCTCGGGCCGTGCCGATGGTGGAGGCGATGGTGGCCTTAGTGCTCGCCGATCACTTGCTACGCCAAAAGGGCCAGTGCGGCCTGTGGTAATCAGGGCCTAAGACGTTCGACAAGCCTAGCCAACGCCTCCCAATCGGCGGGGTTGACCAAGGAACCACCCAAGGCGACCGCATCAACTCCGGCAGCCAGCCAGGGCTCCACATCAGCAGGGCCAAGTCCACCTGCCGCAATGCAGAAGGGCAAGCAATCAGCGCCCGCCAAAGGAGCAGCGAGTCGTTGCCAATAGGAACGGCCCAGCGCAGCGGCGGGGAAGAGCTTGACAATGGAGCATCCCCACAAACGCGCTAGGTGCACCTCAGATGGAGACATCACACCTGGCACGAACTGCAAAGGCAGAGCCATTGCAGCCTCAACCAAGCCACGATCCAGCACGGGTGAAACCGCATAGCCGAGGCCAGCAGCAGCAGCAGCTTTAAGGCCAGTTAAGTCAACTACCGAAGCAGCACCCAAGCGCAAATGGGCGAAGCGCTGACGAAGCTCAATCGCCTGGGCAACCCAACGGGGATGGGTGCTCCAAGCAAGCTCTACATGCTGAACACCCAGCTCCTGCAAACGCTCTAAACAGGGCAGCAGCTCAAGCAGGTCATAAGCACGAAGCACCACCAGCAGGGGCTGGTGGTGCAAAGCGGCTAGCAGCGTTGACGGTTCAGACGTATTCCGCCACCTTCACGTCGCTGCGGATCAGCAGCTCCTGCAGGTCGTCGGCATCGACTGTTTCCTTCTCTACCAACATCTCGGCGAGCTCATCAAGCACCGAACGATTGTCGACGAGAACGCAGGTGGCGCGCTTGTAGGCCACCGCCACCAAGTCGCTCACTTCCTCATCGATTGCGGCAGCGGTGTCTTCTGAGAAATCACGCTCTGCAGCGATATCACGACCAAGGAACATGCCCCCCTGGCTGCGGCCCAAGGCAACTGGGCCAAGGCGATCGCTCATACCGAATCGGGTAACCATCTGACGGGCTACACGGGCTACCTGCTGGAGGTCGTTTGAGGCGCCGGTGGTGACTTCGTCTTCGCCGTAGACGATCTCCTCGGCAACCCGACCACCTAGGGCAACTGCCATCTGGTTCTGCAGATAGGCGCGAGAATAGAGACCCGATTCCATCCGCTCCTCAGAGGGGGTGAAGAAGGTGAGGCCGCCTGCATTACCCCTAGGAATGATTGAAATCTTCTGCACAGGGTCGTAATCGGGCATCAGAGCACCGACTAGGGCGTGGCCAGCTTCGTGATACGCAACAAGCCGCTTGCGCTTCTCGCTCATCACCCGATCCTTCTTCTCTGGGCCTGCCATGACGCGCTCAATGGCGTCGTTAACCTCGTCCATCGCAACTTCAGTGAGCTGACGGCGAGCAGCGAGAATCGCCGCCTCATTAAGGAGATTTGCCAGATCAGCGCCGGTGTAACCAGGGGTGCGGCGAGCGATTTTGTCGAGATCGACATCCTTCGCCAAGGTCTTGCCTCGGGCGTGGACGCCGAGGATTTGCAAGCGGCCGGCGTAGTCGGGACGATCTACAACCACTTGGCGATCAAAACGACCCGGGCGCATTAAGGCTGCGTCCAGCACGTCTGGGCGGTTGGTTGCAGCCACGATGATGATACCGGTATTGCCCTCAAAGCCATCCATCTCGGTGAGCAGCTGGTTGAGGGTCTGCTCCCGCTCGTCGTTACCACCGCCGAGTCCGGCACCACGCTGGCGACCCACAGCGTCGATCTCGTCGATGAAGACGATGCAGGGAGCACTTTTCTTGGCCTGCTCGAACAGGTCGCGCACACGACTGGCGCCCACACCGACAAACATCTCGACAAACTCCGAACCGGAGATGGAGAAGAACGGAACCCCCGCCTCGCCGGCCACGGCCTTGGCAAGCAGGGTCTTACCGGTGCCCGGAGGGCCCACCAGCAGCACACCCTTGGGGATCTTGGCGCCGACGGCGGTGAAGCGATCTGGGTTCTTGAGAAAGTCAACAACTTCTGTGAGCTCGAGCTTGGCTCCCTCAATGCCGGCCACATCGCCGAAGGTCACTTGAGTTTGGGGCTCCATTTGAAGCCGCGCCTTGCTCTTACCGAAATTCATCGCCTGATTACCACCACCACCTTGGGCACGACGCAACAGGAAAAACAGGCCGCCAAGAAGCAGTAGCGGGAAAATCAGACTGCCAACAGCCTGCTGCCATGCCGCGGGCTCGCGGCTGGGCTGGACCGCGATATCTACGTTGTGGTCGGTGAGCAGCTTGAGCAGGTCCTTGTCGGGTGCAAGGTTGACGACCGCACGGCGACCGTCGTTTTCGACCACTTGGGCCGTGCCCCGATCCGGGGAAATCAGCACCCTGGACACCTCGTTGTCCTGAACGGCCTCTACGAAGTCGCTGTAGCGGAGGGTGCGCGGCGCATTGGCCGGGTCAGGCCTGTCGAGAAAAGCCGTACCCACGGCGATCATCACGATCACCAAAAGGACATAGAGCCCCGCATTGCGCCAGCGCTTCTTCAAGAACCTTGCCTCAGCTGAGAAGTCAGTTACGGAATGTTAACCGGCCGCGGCCCGCAGCACTTCCACCACACTACGGAAGGCAAACCATTCTGGGATTTCTTCGCCACCACGGAGCATTTGACGGAATTGGGTACCGCTGAGCTTGCGGATATGCAGCCCCCTGGCCTCGGCATGTTCAGCGGTCACATAGCCCTCCTCCTCCGTGTAGACGAGGTTGAGCGAGGGTACGGTCTCCATCCCGAGCTCTGCAGCGTTGTCGCGGGCAAAATCTTGGGCTTGGTAGGGGCCGTAGAAGTCTTCGCCACTGAGGGAGCTTTTGCAGCCGGCCATGTCGCGGCCAATGATGAAGTGGGTGCAGCCGTAGTTCTTGCGGATGATCATGTGCTGCAGAGCCTCCCGCGGGCCGGCCATGTGCATCGAGTAGGGCAAGTAGGCCCAGCGAATTCGGGCGTTATTCACCTCAGCCGCCAGCCGCTCGTAGGTCTGGAAGCGCACCTCGCCGGCAATGTCGTCGTCCTGGGTGGGGCCGCAGGTGGGGTGCACCAGCACCACACCCTGCTCACTGACGTTGGCCGCGTCCAATGCCCGGGTAAACAGCTCGTAGTGTGCGCGGTGAATGGGGTTGCGGCACTGGAAAGCCACCACGCTCTGGCCAGCGGGGAGGGTGGCGCGCACTTCAGCTGGCGTTTTGCAAGGGAAAACCCGGCTGGGCAGCTCCAGGCCCTGAATGCTGCCGCCGAGGTAGATGCGACCCCGCTCGGTGGCGATCATCTTCACCGCCGGATGCTCAATAGAGGTGGTGCCGTAGCAGCCCTGAGCCTCACGCGCCTTGTCAGGCTCCCAGCGGCTCTCCACCGTCAGCACTGCCAGCTCCTGACCGCGATAGGTGAGCAGCAGCTGGTCGCCAACAGCAATCGAAGCGTCATCGGTGTCGAAGACGATCGGCAGGCCAAACAACAGGCCACTGGTGGTGCGGTGGCCCGCCACCACGGCGTCGTAGTCCTGCTGATGCATGAAGCCACGTAGGGGCGAGAACCCCCCCACCACCAGCAACTCAACGTCGCAGGCATTGCGATCGCTGCACTCAATCCTGCGGCTCACCCCAGCGAGCAGCGACTCGCGCTCAGCCGCAGGCACCGCCAAATTCACTAAAGACCCACCGTGAGGCGCGATCAAGCCAGCGGATTCAGCAGCGGTCATGGAGGCCAACTCAGGAAGGGGTGGATTCTCCCAGACCGGGGGAGTCGAGGCTCATCTGCCAATAAAAAAGACCCAGGACCCAATAAAAAAAGGCCCCGACGGGGCCTTGAATAGGCAGGCAGCACCTGCGAGTGTGCGAGTGCGAGCTAGCGCCCAGGGCTCAAGACTGCTCTAGGCGGCCATAGAGCTGGCCGACGATCTTGACATCGACAACCGCCTTGGTGCCCATGTCGGAGTCGGAAGGCTGGATTGCAGTAAACACGCCGGCAAACTCGCCTGTGCTGGGATCGACTTTGGTAATTGAGAGGTTCATGGTGCCGGAACCATCCACGTAGCGCTTCACGGTCTCGCCGGTGAACTCATCTCCAGCAGGCACCAAGCCAACAGCGCTGCTATAGCCGGTGGTTAGGCCCCGGCCCTTGGGGTCGAGGAAGTTGCTGGTGCGGTAGCTGGGAGCCCGATAAGGACCTTCAAAGTCGGTGCTGGTGGTCAGAGCTGAACCATCAGCCTTGGCCAACAACTCCTTACTGGAGAAGGTGAAGGGCACTTCCTCACCACCGGGCAGCAGCACGGTGATCGGCTGGAAGTCGATGCCGCCGAGCTCCTTGAAGATAAGGCCATCGGCAGTCACGGCCAGATCACCGTAAACCTGATCAAGGCTGGAGGTGAAACGGGTAAGAATTTTGCCGGCGACAAACTGTGCTTCTTGGCGCTTGTTAGCTGGCTCACCCTTCACGTACACCTCGGCAGGGTGCATGCAGATTTCACGGAGCTGATATTTAGCGGAGGGATCGAGGGAGATCGAGCCGCGGGCCGAATCCGGCAGGGTCGGACAGTCGTTCGCTAAGCCTGTGTTGTGGATGTCTTCGTAGGTGAGATTGGCGCGATCCACGGCCTTGGCGCCACCGCTGCACGCGGTCACCAGGGTCAGGCACAGCGCCAGCACAAGAGCCAGCAGAGGACGAAAACTCATGGGGAAACGCCGCAGAGACGGTGGATTGGAACTGGGCTGTCGCCGATCCTACCGGTGCAAATCTGCTATTCCCCGTACGATGTCGCGGCTCTCAACAACCTGTATGCGAGAGCCAGACGCGAGCGCAAAGCAAGACCAGTCATGAGCCTCACCCCATCCCAGCAAGACCGTCTCGCCAACCAGCTGCAGCAACTAAACGAGCTTGCAAGTGAGCTCGAAGGCCAGCCTGAAGCCCTGCTTACCCTGCTGCGCCAGCTCGAGCAGCTGCACCGCTCCGTCCAAGACGGCCCATTCCGGGGCAGCCTTCCAGCCGACCGCAGCCAGCTGTTCAGCCTGCTGCAAAGTGTCGAGCGCAGTGGGGGCTGGCCCTACATCCCGAGGTTGCAACTGCGCACCTTCATGGATCTGCTCCAGCACGAAGCTGCTGCAGACGAGACCCTGCCCGCCGAAGAGACTCTGGTGGCTTAGGGCCGCAGGGCGGTAAGCAAGTGCTGGGCAATAGCCAGCTTTGAGCCCGGCTCGATGCGTTGCTCGCCGCCCTGCCCTCCCAGCAGCCAACCGTGGTTGCTGTTCACGCCAAAGCCCGCATCGGCTTGATCTATCGGGTTGGCGAACAGCAGATCGCAGCCTTTACGGGCCCACTTGGAACGGGCCTGAGCCAATACATCGCCCGATTGGGCAGCGAAACCCAAAATCCGCTGACCGGGGTGCCGGCGGCTCACCAGGCCAGCCAAAAGATCGGGCACCTGCTGCCAGCCGGAGGCGAGCTCAATGGCGAGCTCCTCTTTGGTCAGTTTGTGAGGTAGCGGTTGCTGGCGGCGGTGGTCGGCCACAGCAGCCGCCATGGCAATGGCATCGGCACAGGGCTGTAAACGCACCAAGGCCCGCTCCATATCGGCCGCCGTCTGGACAGGCACGCAAGCCAAGCCCTCCAGCAACTGGGAATCCACGCTCAACGGACCATGCACCAGAGTCACCTCCGCCCCACGCAGCCGGGCTGCCTGGGCTAAGAGCACACCCATCAGCCCGGAGCTGGGGTTGGTGAGAACGCGGGCCGGATCAAGTGGTTCGCGAGTGGGGCCGGCAGTGACCAAAAGCCGCAAGCCAGCCCAGTCCCGCTGCCAGCCCCACAGCTGTAGACACTGCAAGGCCAGTAGCAGTTGTTGCGGCTCAGCCATGCGGCCGTCCCCCTGCCGATCACAGGCCAACAATCCCGCCGTAGGCCCCAGGGGCAAGACCCGCTCAAAGCCCTGCAGCAGCTCCCAGTTGCGGCGCACTCCAGGGGAGTTCCACATGGAAGTGTTCATGGCCGCAGCAGTCAGCACCGGCGCCTCGGTAGCCAACAGAGTGCTGGCCAACAGGTTGTCAGCCAACCCATGCACCCAACGACCCAGGCTGGTGGCACTCAAGGGCGCCACTAACACCAACTCAGCCCACTCAGCCAGCTCCACATGCAGCGGCCTGGCAGCGCGATGACTCCACTGATCCTCATCGAGGTTGCAGGGATTGCGGCTGAGGCTGGCAAGGGCCACCGGACTTACCAGTTGGGCCGCCGACGGTGTAACCAGGCAACGCACCTCGGCGCCGCACTGGACCAGGGAGCTCACCACCAGAGGCAGCTTGACCGCAGCGATGCTGCCGCTGATACCCACCAACACTCGGCTACCCGCTAGCGGGTGCACCAAGGGGTCAGCAGCTGCCGCCGGATCAGTCCTCATCAAAGGGTTCCTGGTCCACCAGATGCACGTAGGGGCGAGCCAACTCCGGTTGGTGGATCGCCAGGGCACGCATCAAGTGCCAATCGGCTAAGCCGTCAAAGGCACTGGGGTAGTCGTCTTCCTCCAGTCGACGGGCGAGCTCGGCGATCGAAGCTTCATCGAAAGCGGCGAGCCGTTCGGGGGTGATCGACGCGTTCATGGAAGTTGCTGGGGAGGTGGGGTCGGGGATAATGGACTTCTAGGGACAACAGAGGGCCCTAACCCGGGGAGTTAGCTCAGCTGGTAGAGCGCTGCGATCGCACCGCAGAGGTCAGGGGTTCGAGTCCCCTATTCTCCATTTCTACTCAAAGAAGCGCTGCTGGTCAGCCCTATGGATTGGCATCCAGACGCCGAAGCCAAACTTAAGGAAGTGCCCTTTTTTGTACGTCCAGCAGTGCGGCGACGCATCGAAACCATGGCACAGGAGGCCGGTCTTAGCGCCATCGATGCCCCCTTCTACGAGCAGGCCAAGGCAAGGTTTGGTCAGAAGTGAACCGGCGATGCGGTAAAAGGGTGCATCAGTAGAACACCCATCGATGTCGCAGTCGAAACGCGAACAGGTGGTTAGCCACCTGCGATACATCCGCCAGGAGCTCCGAGAAATGCACCAGGGCGTCATGGACGACGGCTTACTTCCAGAAGCCGGTGAGGTCCGCGGGGTTATGGCCCAGATGGAAGCTCTACTTGAGCTCCTCGAGGGCAAATCCTCCCGCAAAAAGGACAGCGACGGCTGAGACCCAGACCGGGAAGCCCTCGGGGAACGTCAAGCCCCTTGGGACGCTCTGGCAAACGTCTGCGGTCAGTTGATCAGTAGCCAGCCAGGCGCTTTCGTTGCTCAGTCCCCATCACCCAGCCCGGGCCATTGGCCTCGGGCTTTTTTATTGGAATCCCCTATAGGTAGCGCCAAAAGGCTGCGCATACGCCAGAGATGGTGTAGACAGGCAATGGCAGGGCTCGGGCCGGGTGATGGGGATCACCGCCGTCAGCATCCCTGCCTCCTCTTTTGGCCCTCGCTGATACCCCTTCAGCCGTGATGGCCTCACCTCCCGGAAGTCGTTATCAACAGACCGGCTTTCAGGAACGGGTTGCCCAAGCTCGGGCAGCCCTGGAGAGTTGGGCAGCCAATCCCTGGCGGCGGTTATCGCTGTTGTTGATCGTTTTGCTGATCAGCTTCAGCATTGGCGGAGCCGTCGGCTCGATCACCGGCACCCTGTCCAAGCTCGACCCGGTGGGGGCACTGATCTGCGTGGCTGCCATCGAGCTGGCCATTCGCGCCAGGGGCCCGCTGATACGTCGTGGTGGCGATGCACTCGTGCTGCAAGTACTCGATATGGCTCGAATCGGCTTGCTCTACGGCTTGCTGCTTGACGGCTTCAAGTTGCTCTGATTCAACTGGTGCAAGGCTTCTCAGGCCAGCGGTTCTGCCGCGGCCAGCAGATAGAGCAGAGCCATGCGCACAGGGATGCCATTGCGCACCTGCTCCTCTACCAGTGAAACGGCGGGATCATCGAGCACATCTCCCGCCAGCTCCACGCCCCGATTCACCGGGCCCGGATGCAGCAGTGGCACGGACAGACCGCAAAGGGCTAGGCGCGCTCGGGTGATGCCGAATTGCCGGTGGTAGGTGTCGAGGCTGGTGAGCAGGTGCTGATGCATGCGCTCCTTCTGCAGTCTCAGAGTCATCACCGCATCGGCCCCGGCCAGGGCCTGATCCAGGCTGCGCTCAATCCGCACCGAGCCCCGCGCCGCCACCGGATCGGCCGCCTGACCTGGCGGTGGTGCCGCCACAAAGTCGGCGAAGGCGGCGGGCAACAAGGTGGGCGGGCCGCAGAGCACCACCTCGGCGCCGCAGGCGGTGAGGGCCCAGAGGTTGGAGCGGGCCACGCGGGAGTGGAGCACATCACCCACGATCACGATGCGCTTGCCCCGCAGGGCCGCGGGCGTGGGGGCTTCAGGGGCGAAGTGGCGCGCCAGGGTGAACAAATCCAGCAATCCCTGGCTGGGGTGGCTGTGCAGGCCATCGCCGGCATTGAGCACCGCGACCCGCTCACCGGCACGGTCGAGGTCGGCCGCCAGGCTCTGGGGCACCCCGGCGCAGCGATGGCGCACCACCAACACGTTGGCGCCCATCGCCACGTAAGTCCGAGCCGTATCGAGCAGGCTCTCGCCCTTGCTCAGGGAGCTGGAGGAGGGAGAAAAACTCTGCACATCGGCAGAGAGCCGCTTGGCCGCCAGCTCAAAACTGCTGCGGGTGCGGGTGCTTGGTTCAAAGAAAAGGCTGGTCATCAACCGCCCCTGCAGGGCGGGCAACTTGCGAGCTCCAGCCACCGGCAGGGCCCGGAAACGCTGGGCCAGGGTCAGCACGGTGGTGAAATCATCCAGCGAAAAGGCCGCCAGATCCAGCACGTGGCGGTGGCTCCAGCTGCTCAAGGGGTGCGGCGGCTCACAGGGCCAGGGTAGGGGCTGACTTGCGCTGGCGACACTGGACAGGCGCTAATTCCCAGGGCGCTGGAGTTTGCACTGGTAGGCGATCCCCCCTGACCCGCCTGCTGACGCTGCGGCTCGCCCGCCAATACCAGCGCCAGGGCAGGTCCTGGCCCTGACTGATGCCGATGCGGCTGGTTTGCACCAAGTCGGCCGCGGCCATATTTGCCAGCGCTGGGGGACGCGGGGCGAGCCACAGGCCCTGATCGGGATGCACCAGCTGGGCGTTATGGGAGCGATCGATGCCAAAGCAGCGTGCCAATAGGGCGGGACCCGCCGCCAGCCGCTCCGGCTCACCCGGAATGGCCACGGCGCGCAGCAGCACCCCATTGGCCCAGTCGGCTCTCCCTGTCACCACGTTGACGCAGTGGTGTATCCCATAGCTCACATAGACATAAAACCGCCCAGGCTCGCCAAAGAGCGTTTCGTTGCTGGGGGTGCGGCGGCGATGCCCGTGGCAGGCAGGTTCCTCCTGGGAATACGCCTCCGTTTCCACAAGTACGCCCCACAGCAGCTCGCCATCGGGTTGGCGTTTCACCAGCAGGCAGCCGATGAGCTCGGGGGCGACGACCTCGGCGGGGCGGGCGAAGAAGGCCTTCGGCAATGGATTCACCACAAGTTCGACGGGTTGCTCGCCTCTGGGAGCCGCAGCCAGCAAACTGAAATCCTTAGTGCCAAAACCAGGGTCCGCCATGCACACCACCGGTTTCACCCTCGCCACTGTGCTGATCTTTGGCAGCGGCCTATTTGTACTTGCCACCCTGTTTTTTGGCACCAAAGGCGGCTACTACGACACCGACGACTACGACGGCAACGGCACCGCTCACTGACCCTGACTTGGCAGCCTCTCGGCCTCGGGGCAGTCTTCGGAGGTGATCACATCATCGGGGCTGCCGCTGCGGCAGACGTAGGCCAGCCTGGTGCTGACGGCCCCGATCGAGTCGAGCCGCACGCTCTCCTCCCAGCTGTGGGTTTCGTCGTCGTCTTCAGCGTCGTAGCGCAGGGTGACGAGATCCCCCTCGACCTCCACCACCGTGGCCTCCTCAATCCAGCGCTGCTGATCACGCAAAAACACCCACACCGGGCGCTGTTCGGCACAAAACTGATAAAGCTTGCGGTGCAGCATGGGCCGAGGCACTGCTGGCCTTCAAACACTAGCCAGTCTCCAGGGTCTACCTGCTGTTCACCATGATCCAATCCGCCAGCTCCAATGACGCCATTCGCCTGCAACTGCGCAGCTGGCCTGAGGTGGAGACCTATCTGGAAAATTGCAAGGGCGTAATCGTGCCCCTGGGCTCCACCGAGCAGCACGGCCCCACCGGCGCCATCGGCACCGATGCGCTCACGGCCGAGGCCGTGGCCCTGGAAGTGGGCCGCCGCACTGGCGTACTGGTGACTCCAGCCCAAGCCTTCGGCATGGCCGAGCACCACTTGGGCTTTGCTGGCACCGTGAGCCTGCAACCCTCCACCCTGCTAGCCGTTCTGCACGACGTGGTGCTATCGCTTGCACGCCACGGCTTTGAGCGCATCTACGTGATCAACGGCCATGGCGGCAACATCGCCACCAGCAAGGCCGCTTTCGCCCAGGCCTATGCCAGCGCCGCCGACCGGGGCCTGGCGGTGGCGCCGCGGCTGCGCTGCAAGCTTGCTAATTGGTTCATGGCTGGCCCGGTAATGCAGGAGGCGCGCAGCCTTTATGGCGCGGAGGAAGGTCACCACGCCACCCCCAGCGAAATCGCCCTCACGTTGCACCTGGAGCCCAGCCTGCAGACCAAGCAGAGGCCCCTGCCTGATCCAGCCCCCGCCGGCCCCATCCACGGCCCCGAAGATTTCCGCCGCCGCCATCCGGATGGCCGCATGGGCTCCAACCCCTACCTGGCCCAGGCCAGCCATGGCGAGCGCTTCTTGGAACTGGCCGCCACCGCCCTTGCCTCAGACCTGGAAGCCTTCCTGACCTGAGCGCTAGCGTCGGCTTAGCTGGTAAATCCCGATGAGCAAGA from Cyanobium sp. Tous-M-B4 includes these protein-coding regions:
- a CDS encoding DUF2555 domain-containing protein — protein: MNASITPERLAAFDEASIAELARRLEEDDYPSAFDGLADWHLMRALAIHQPELARPYVHLVDQEPFDED
- a CDS encoding PCP reductase family protein — protein: MDWHPDAEAKLKEVPFFVRPAVRRRIETMAQEAGLSAIDAPFYEQAKARFGQK
- a CDS encoding DUF565 domain-containing protein; this translates as MASPPGSRYQQTGFQERVAQARAALESWAANPWRRLSLLLIVLLISFSIGGAVGSITGTLSKLDPVGALICVAAIELAIRARGPLIRRGGDALVLQVLDMARIGLLYGLLLDGFKLL
- a CDS encoding aspartate carbamoyltransferase catalytic subunit, whose protein sequence is MSSWSHRHVLDLAAFSLDDFTTVLTLAQRFRALPVAGARKLPALQGRLMTSLFFEPSTRTRSSFELAAKRLSADVQSFSPSSSSLSKGESLLDTARTYVAMGANVLVVRHRCAGVPQSLAADLDRAGERVAVLNAGDGLHSHPSQGLLDLFTLARHFAPEAPTPAALRGKRIVIVGDVLHSRVARSNLWALTACGAEVVLCGPPTLLPAAFADFVAAPPPGQAADPVAARGSVRIERSLDQALAGADAVMTLRLQKERMHQHLLTSLDTYHRQFGITRARLALCGLSVPLLHPGPVNRGVELAGDVLDDPAVSLVEEQVRNGIPVRMALLYLLAAAEPLA
- a CDS encoding DNA-3-methyladenine glycosylase; this translates as MNPLPKAFFARPAEVVAPELIGCLLVKRQPDGELLWGVLVETEAYSQEEPACHGHRRRTPSNETLFGEPGRFYVYVSYGIHHCVNVVTGRADWANGVLLRAVAIPGEPERLAAGPALLARCFGIDRSHNAQLVHPDQGLWLAPRPPALANMAAADLVQTSRIGISQGQDLPWRWYWRASRSVSRRVRGDRLPVQTPAPWELAPVQCRQRKSAPTLAL
- a CDS encoding glycine/sarcosine/betaine reductase component B subunit, whose product is MLHRKLYQFCAEQRPVWVFLRDQQRWIEEATVVEVEGDLVTLRYDAEDDDETHSWEESVRLDSIGAVSTRLAYVCRSGSPDDVITSEDCPEAERLPSQGQ
- a CDS encoding creatininase family protein, whose translation is MIQSASSNDAIRLQLRSWPEVETYLENCKGVIVPLGSTEQHGPTGAIGTDALTAEAVALEVGRRTGVLVTPAQAFGMAEHHLGFAGTVSLQPSTLLAVLHDVVLSLARHGFERIYVINGHGGNIATSKAAFAQAYASAADRGLAVAPRLRCKLANWFMAGPVMQEARSLYGAEEGHHATPSEIALTLHLEPSLQTKQRPLPDPAPAGPIHGPEDFRRRHPDGRMGSNPYLAQASHGERFLELAATALASDLEAFLT